From Nitrospirota bacterium, the proteins below share one genomic window:
- a CDS encoding ATP-binding protein: MDDLRTRLHWLMALRVVVVTLLLGLSLTFQVARGERVPTFYALIAFTYAITIPYVIILRQLSTPRSLTFFAWLQIGVDFVLETVLVARTGGVESPFAVLYVITVTLASLVPRRRVGLVTAGLCVILFGVMANLQLYGVLEPLGWLHPSRLSAAETLQNFGVYALAFLVVGFLSGALVDQLNRADLRLREKEQGLTRFQAFHENIVQSISSGVFTTDAAGLITSFNRAAQEATGYSLEQVKNRPWQEIFNWHPNHRSEEGAEDLFACSRFEVECKRADGRRLILGMTLSPLQEQGEQTGLVGVFKDLTEIRDMEEEMRRREWLATLGEMSAGMAHEIRNPLGALAGAMQMLRKDVASDETSRRLMDIAVREATRLDTIITEFLLYARPPALNLAECDVNKVLTDTLDLIAHEARTKTDITMSTSLAQGPLTIKADQDQLKQVFWNLATNAFEAMPSGGELTISTGCRRVDAGGRSGEVIEIAFQDTGMGIPKGNLDKIFLPFFTTKKEGSGLGLAAVHRIVDLHGGWIKVDSREGKGSRFTVCLPRSAEAGPRLWHEGRGPWKRS; this comes from the coding sequence ATGGACGATCTGAGGACAAGACTCCATTGGTTGATGGCCCTGCGGGTCGTGGTGGTCACGCTCCTGCTGGGCCTTTCACTGACGTTCCAGGTCGCCAGAGGCGAGCGCGTTCCCACCTTTTACGCCCTGATCGCGTTCACGTATGCGATCACGATTCCGTATGTGATCATCCTCCGGCAACTGTCCACTCCCCGGTCGTTGACGTTCTTCGCCTGGCTGCAGATCGGAGTCGATTTCGTTCTGGAGACCGTGCTGGTCGCCAGGACCGGCGGGGTCGAAAGTCCCTTTGCCGTGCTCTACGTGATCACGGTGACGCTGGCCAGCCTCGTGCCGCGCCGGCGGGTCGGATTGGTGACGGCGGGACTCTGCGTCATCCTGTTCGGCGTCATGGCCAATCTGCAGTTGTACGGCGTGCTGGAGCCGCTCGGCTGGTTGCATCCCTCGCGTCTGTCCGCGGCGGAGACGCTCCAGAACTTCGGGGTCTATGCGCTGGCGTTCCTGGTGGTCGGGTTCCTCAGCGGCGCGCTCGTCGATCAGCTCAATCGGGCGGACTTGCGCCTGAGGGAAAAGGAGCAAGGGCTGACCAGGTTCCAGGCGTTCCACGAGAACATCGTCCAGAGCATCAGCAGCGGCGTCTTCACGACGGATGCGGCGGGATTGATCACCTCGTTCAACCGCGCCGCCCAGGAAGCGACCGGTTATAGTCTCGAACAGGTCAAGAACCGACCCTGGCAGGAAATCTTCAATTGGCATCCGAATCATCGGTCGGAGGAAGGAGCGGAGGATCTCTTCGCCTGTTCCCGGTTCGAAGTCGAGTGCAAACGCGCGGACGGCCGCCGCTTGATCCTCGGCATGACGCTGTCGCCGCTCCAGGAGCAGGGTGAACAGACCGGCCTGGTCGGCGTGTTCAAGGACCTGACCGAGATTCGAGACATGGAAGAAGAGATGCGTCGACGGGAATGGCTCGCCACGCTGGGCGAGATGTCCGCCGGCATGGCCCACGAGATCAGGAACCCCCTGGGCGCGCTGGCCGGCGCGATGCAGATGCTGCGCAAAGACGTCGCGTCCGACGAGACCAGCCGGCGGCTCATGGATATCGCCGTCCGGGAAGCGACGAGACTGGACACGATCATCACCGAATTTCTGTTGTACGCGCGGCCGCCCGCCCTCAATCTGGCGGAGTGCGACGTGAACAAAGTCCTGACGGACACGCTCGACCTCATCGCGCACGAAGCGCGGACCAAGACCGACATCACGATGTCGACGTCCTTGGCCCAGGGCCCCTTAACGATCAAGGCCGATCAGGACCAACTGAAGCAGGTCTTCTGGAATCTGGCGACAAACGCGTTTGAAGCGATGCCGTCAGGCGGAGAATTGACCATTTCCACCGGTTGTCGACGCGTCGATGCGGGCGGGCGCAGCGGTGAGGTGATCGAGATCGCGTTCCAGGATACGGGGATGGGGATTCCGAAGGGCAACCTGGACAAGATCTTCCTGCCGTTCTTCACGACGAAAAAAGAAGGTTCCGGACTCGGCCTGGCCGCCGTGCATCGGATCGTGGATCTGCACGGCGGCTGGATCAAGGTCGACAGCCGGGAAGGCAAGGGCTCTCGGTTTACGGTGTGCCTGCCGAGGTCGGCCGAGGCCGGACCAAGGCTGTGGCACGAAGGTAGGGGACCGTGGAAAAGATCCTAG
- a CDS encoding type II secretion system F family protein produces MSTFAYVGRTRTGTVRKGELTAKTRDEAVEQLRKQNVIVTSLEEKAGKKGGLNLSFGSAITDKDLVVFTRQFGTMINAGLPLIQCLDILSTQSENKVLAKTIGEVKVDVEGGSTFSDALRKHPKVFDDLYVNMIHAGEVGGLLDTILTRLAKHIEKAMKLKGQIKSAMVYPAAILGVAGIVITVLMIWVIPIFAKMFAEMSGGKMGLPGPTQLVIDMSNFVQSYIIYMAIGMVLAIYGIKKYYGTPKGKLVIDRLLLKTPVFGDLIRKASVAKFTRTLGTLITSGVPLLDGLIICAKTSGNKVIEEAIMGARVSISGGKTIAEPLAKSETFPKMVTHMIAVGESTGALDAMLGKIADFYEDEVDQAVASLTALLEPMMMVFLGTVIGFIVIAMYLPIFQMASAIG; encoded by the coding sequence ATGAGCACCTTCGCATACGTCGGCAGAACCAGAACGGGCACGGTCCGCAAAGGCGAATTGACGGCCAAAACCCGCGACGAAGCCGTCGAGCAACTGCGCAAGCAGAACGTCATCGTCACCAGTCTGGAAGAAAAAGCGGGCAAGAAAGGCGGGCTGAATCTTTCATTCGGGTCCGCGATCACCGACAAGGATCTGGTCGTGTTTACCCGCCAATTCGGCACCATGATCAACGCCGGCCTTCCGTTGATTCAATGTCTGGATATCCTTTCGACCCAGTCGGAAAACAAGGTGCTGGCCAAGACCATCGGGGAAGTCAAGGTCGACGTGGAAGGCGGATCGACCTTCTCCGACGCGTTAAGGAAACATCCCAAGGTCTTCGACGACTTGTACGTGAACATGATTCACGCGGGCGAAGTCGGCGGCCTGTTGGACACCATCTTGACCCGTTTGGCCAAACACATCGAAAAGGCCATGAAGCTGAAGGGACAGATCAAGTCGGCCATGGTCTACCCCGCCGCCATCCTGGGCGTCGCCGGCATCGTCATCACCGTGCTGATGATCTGGGTGATTCCCATCTTCGCCAAGATGTTCGCGGAAATGTCCGGCGGGAAAATGGGTCTGCCGGGTCCGACGCAGCTCGTGATCGATATGAGCAATTTCGTCCAGTCCTACATCATCTATATGGCGATCGGCATGGTCCTGGCGATTTACGGCATCAAGAAATACTACGGAACGCCGAAAGGCAAGCTGGTCATCGACCGTTTGCTGCTGAAGACACCGGTATTCGGCGATTTGATCCGCAAAGCCTCGGTCGCCAAATTCACCAGGACGCTCGGGACGCTGATCACCAGCGGCGTACCCCTGCTGGACGGCCTCATTATCTGCGCCAAAACCTCCGGGAACAAAGTCATCGAAGAGGCGATCATGGGAGCCCGGGTGAGCATCAGCGGCGGAAAGACCATCGCCGAACCGCTTGCAAAAAGCGAGACGTTTCCCAAGATGGTGACTCACATGATCGCGGTCGGCGAATCGACTGGCGCGCTCGACGCCATGCTCGGCAAGATCGCCGACTTCTATGAGGATGAAGTCGATCAAGCCGTCGCGTCATTGACCGCGCTGCTCGAGCCGATGATGATGGTGTTTCTGGGGACGGTGATCGGCTTCATCGTGATCGCGATGTATCTGCCGATCTTCCAGATGGCGTCGGCGATCGGATAA
- a CDS encoding CDP-alcohol phosphatidyltransferase family protein — MNIPNSLTILRILLIPVYVGFLVYERYDHALMVLLLAGVTDGLDGTIARVANQRTRLGAFLDPLADKLLLTSGFVTLAVMHLIPSWIAIVVVSRDLILMAGTVLAQLTDSRVDISPTILGKGTTLFQLAYIILAVFLASRQMDLGLLQPLLYLMVALTLTSGFHYLYRGYVHVSASGA; from the coding sequence ATGAACATTCCCAACAGCCTGACGATCCTGCGCATTCTCCTGATCCCCGTGTACGTCGGGTTCCTGGTCTACGAACGATACGACCACGCCCTTATGGTCCTGCTGTTGGCCGGCGTGACGGACGGGCTCGACGGGACCATCGCCAGGGTCGCCAACCAACGCACCAGGTTGGGCGCGTTCCTGGATCCGCTGGCCGACAAGCTGCTGCTGACGTCGGGGTTCGTGACGCTGGCGGTGATGCATCTGATTCCCTCGTGGATCGCCATCGTGGTCGTCAGTCGGGATCTGATTCTGATGGCCGGCACCGTGTTGGCGCAACTCACCGATTCGCGGGTCGATATTTCCCCGACGATCCTGGGAAAAGGCACGACGCTCTTTCAACTCGCCTATATCATTCTCGCGGTCTTCCTGGCCTCGAGGCAGATGGATCTCGGGCTCCTCCAACCGCTGCTGTACTTGATGGTGGCGCTGACATTGACGTCGGGCTTCCACTATCTCTACCGCGGTTATGTTCATGTCAGCGCCAGCGGGGCGTGA
- a CDS encoding serine hydrolase domain-containing protein has protein sequence MSGTDPVGRALETAVEEGVFPGAVLAVRLRGRPAYHRAVGRVSSEPPGSPAQVQTIYDLASLTKPLATTTSVLWLVQHGRLALDRRLDDLLPELKGSPIGGATVFHLLTHSSGLPAWRPYYERVAEQDRLTPGFLGSEAAGRAVLGYIRDEVLLHTVGERSLYSDLGFMLLGFIVERLSGQSLATFCREYLFNPLGAEPLGFATLTDRGIAVGGRVVAEQNAVAATERDAWRGRVLRGEVHDENAYALGGAAGHAGLFGTAKAVLAVSGAWLDAYHGRPSLFEPKLVRRFVTRQDRIPQSSWALGWDTPSVPSSSGSRFSPLSFGHLGYTGTSLWIDPTRELEVVLLSNRVHPTRRNTHIQRFRPFIHDLIFYELVAGSQ, from the coding sequence ATGAGCGGAACCGATCCGGTGGGCCGCGCGCTCGAAACCGCCGTGGAGGAGGGCGTATTTCCCGGCGCAGTGCTGGCGGTGCGCCTGCGGGGGCGGCCGGCCTATCACCGGGCCGTCGGTCGGGTTTCGTCGGAGCCGCCGGGCTCGCCGGCGCAGGTACAGACGATCTATGATCTCGCGTCCTTGACCAAACCGCTCGCCACGACCACTTCCGTTCTCTGGTTGGTTCAGCACGGCCGGCTGGCGCTCGATCGTCGCCTCGATGATCTGCTTCCCGAACTCAAGGGCTCCCCGATCGGCGGCGCGACGGTCTTTCATCTGCTGACGCACAGCTCCGGGTTGCCGGCGTGGAGACCCTATTACGAGCGGGTGGCGGAACAGGATCGCCTCACCCCGGGCTTTTTGGGCAGCGAGGCCGCCGGACGGGCGGTGTTGGGTTACATCCGCGACGAAGTTTTGCTGCATACCGTCGGAGAGCGGAGTCTTTACAGCGACCTGGGATTCATGTTGCTCGGCTTCATCGTGGAACGTCTGAGCGGGCAGTCGCTGGCGACTTTTTGCCGGGAATACCTGTTCAACCCGCTCGGAGCCGAGCCGTTGGGGTTTGCGACGCTTACGGACAGAGGAATAGCGGTGGGCGGCAGGGTTGTGGCCGAGCAGAATGCGGTCGCCGCGACCGAGCGCGATGCATGGAGAGGACGGGTTCTGCGCGGGGAGGTGCACGATGAAAACGCCTACGCGCTGGGCGGCGCGGCCGGCCATGCGGGACTGTTCGGGACGGCGAAGGCGGTGTTAGCGGTGTCCGGCGCTTGGCTCGATGCCTACCATGGGCGGCCGAGCCTGTTCGAGCCGAAGCTGGTGCGCCGATTCGTGACCCGGCAGGATCGCATCCCGCAATCGAGCTGGGCGCTGGGCTGGGATACGCCTTCGGTGCCGTCGTCGTCAGGGAGCCGATTTTCCCCGCTGTCGTTCGGGCACCTAGGGTATACAGGCACCTCGCTCTGGATCGATCCGACCCGGGAGCTGGAAGTGGTGTTGCTGTCAAACCGCGTCCACCCGACCCGCCGGAACACTCACATTCAGCGCTTCCGTCCTTTCATTCACGACCTGATCTTTTATGAGCTAGTAGCGGGCAGCCAGTAG
- a CDS encoding DivIVA domain-containing protein — translation MKITPLDIQQMVFRVAFRGYDRQEVNRFLEDIAQTVEALNRDNAVLREKLAFVEQQLAEVKKTEATLSHALVSAQSLADEMKRSAQRDAELVLKEAEVKAAEVLRQARAELADTQRDLTELRKQRLLMIERLRATIRTFERMLEIEEGEAYHPDQAAPDEKLAGDSSH, via the coding sequence ATGAAGATCACACCGCTCGATATCCAGCAAATGGTCTTCCGGGTCGCGTTCAGAGGCTATGACCGCCAGGAGGTCAATCGGTTTTTGGAGGACATCGCGCAGACCGTCGAAGCCCTCAATCGGGACAACGCCGTGCTGCGGGAGAAACTCGCCTTCGTCGAACAGCAACTGGCCGAGGTGAAAAAAACGGAAGCGACGCTGTCGCACGCGCTGGTGTCCGCGCAATCGCTGGCCGACGAGATGAAGCGCTCGGCGCAGCGGGACGCCGAGTTGGTGCTCAAAGAAGCCGAGGTGAAAGCCGCGGAGGTGCTTCGGCAGGCCCGGGCGGAACTGGCCGATACGCAACGTGACCTCACCGAACTGCGGAAGCAGCGGTTGTTGATGATCGAGCGGCTGCGCGCCACGATCCGCACGTTCGAACGGATGCTGGAGATCGAGGAAGGGGAGGCGTACCATCCCGACCAGGCCGCTCCGGATGAAAAGCTCGCCGGTGATTCCAGCCACTGA
- a CDS encoding YggT family protein — MFVAANVLEGIAHVADWVLTLYMYVIIARALISWVNPDPWNPIVQFLERATEPVLAPIRRWLGWRMGIDLSPVVAILIIVFLQYALVRSLFEMATRMHIE, encoded by the coding sequence ATGTTCGTGGCGGCCAACGTGCTGGAAGGGATCGCCCATGTGGCGGATTGGGTCCTCACACTCTATATGTATGTCATTATCGCGCGAGCGCTGATTTCCTGGGTGAATCCCGATCCCTGGAACCCGATCGTGCAATTTCTGGAACGGGCCACGGAGCCCGTGCTCGCTCCGATCCGCCGGTGGCTCGGGTGGAGGATGGGCATCGATCTCTCTCCGGTGGTGGCGATCCTGATCATTGTCTTCCTTCAGTATGCGCTCGTGCGGTCGTTGTTCGAGATGGCGACGCGTATGCACATCGAATAA
- the proC gene encoding pyrroline-5-carboxylate reductase: protein MPDVMDGKQLAFIGAGQMAEALVGGLLSSRACEPNRVWATDPDAARLDVMKRRFGVRVGSSNLAAARWGDVVVLAVKPQVLADVLSELAPALPGRLVISIAAGISVRWIAGRVPQQARIIRAMPNAPALVREGMTALSDGPGVGEEDSRIAKALFESVGRVVTVEERLMDAVTGLSGSGPAYAFVAIEALADGGVKMGLPRAVAELLAAQTLLGAARMLLETDEHPGALKNRVASPGGTTIAGLHRLESGGVRACLIAAVEAATRRSEDLGR from the coding sequence ATGCCTGATGTCATGGACGGGAAGCAACTCGCGTTCATCGGCGCCGGCCAGATGGCCGAGGCTCTGGTCGGAGGGTTGCTCTCTTCGCGGGCCTGCGAGCCGAACCGTGTGTGGGCGACCGACCCGGACGCCGCGCGCCTGGACGTCATGAAGCGGCGGTTCGGCGTGCGGGTCGGCTCGAGCAACCTGGCGGCGGCGCGATGGGGCGATGTGGTCGTCCTGGCCGTGAAGCCCCAGGTTCTGGCCGACGTGCTAAGCGAACTCGCTCCTGCCTTGCCCGGCCGTCTGGTCATCTCGATTGCGGCCGGCATCTCCGTCCGATGGATCGCCGGCCGGGTGCCGCAGCAGGCGAGAATCATCCGGGCGATGCCCAATGCGCCGGCGCTGGTTCGGGAAGGCATGACGGCCTTGAGCGACGGTCCTGGAGTGGGCGAAGAAGACAGCCGGATTGCGAAAGCGCTGTTTGAATCCGTCGGTCGAGTCGTGACGGTGGAGGAGCGGTTGATGGATGCGGTCACGGGCTTGAGCGGCAGCGGACCGGCCTACGCGTTCGTCGCGATCGAAGCCCTGGCGGACGGCGGCGTGAAGATGGGGCTACCGCGGGCCGTAGCGGAACTGCTGGCCGCCCAGACGCTGTTAGGCGCCGCCCGCATGCTGCTGGAGACGGATGAACATCCGGGCGCGCTCAAGAACCGGGTGGCCTCTCCCGGAGGAACGACGATCGCCGGGCTCCATCGGTTGGAGAGCGGCGGCGTGCGGGCCTGTTTGATCGCCGCCGTGGAAGCGGCCACACGGCGGTCGGAGGATCTGGGACGCTGA